GCGGCGCGAGTAGGGGTGGTCGTGCGTGACTGGCCGACACATGTGTCCAAGCAGTCCGAGGTCAGCTTAGGCCTACAGCATGCGACAGATAAAGCACTGTTGTACTCTACACTCAGCCTGCGGATAGCTTGTGTTTTGACCAGGTAACATTCTCGATCGAGCTAGCTATTGACTCGTCtccttacaattttttttttgtaggaccTGTATAAGCAGCGTTCAACTGTTAAGTAGGCCTAGAGTTCATTGATGGTACAGGCCATGTTTTTGTACTATGTCCCGTTGTTTATAAATTAGTTATGTCCCATACATTGGTTGTGTCCACACAGGCATAGACACAGATTAAAGAGAGAATAAGAACAACTCAGCAACAGATATTAGACTAATTCATTGTTCTAGACTAGTCTCTATTCAGTCCCATTACAAGAATCCACAGACTGTAGGTTAAACATAAAAAGATTGGTCTCTTATTGATAAACTGTTAGTATTCTGCGTTCTCGTGTTTACATAACTGTAGCATATATACTGTAGTATACAACTAAGGTAgtcctatattatatataattgtgCTTTGGTTTTCAGATCAAGCAATTCTCCATAGTCCAATAGTGACCTTCTattctattatatattataggcCTAGTTATTTTTTATGAAAGTCTTTGTATTTTAGTTGGTCACGTGATACATTGGTTCTCTTATTTTATATCTATGACTATATTAAATTTGAGATTTTTCCAAACTACCATCTGGGTTTCTAATACCAACGCTTTGCCAACCccgcaaaatgaaaaaaataattaatgctcTATTAAGACTATTTGCTTttcatgtatgtgtgtgtatgcattaaaagaaaacaactaaaaatgtttttagatctagttgttttgttagACGCTTGTTATTCTTTGTCAGCATAAGTTTCAATGATTGACCTATGTGTAGTAGGTCTATATCAAAGTTATATATAAATGACTACTGTGTGGCTGAGATTATTGTTGATGtgatatgtttatatttagtaCTGTTGTCTCAGCATCAAAACTCCGACGTATTGCCGGATACACCTATTGAAATGAAGAAGCCTGATAGAAattcttaaataaaataaaatagatttatcCTACAACTTGGAAACACTCAAAATATGAAACACAGttcaaaaattatattaaaaaaaaaacacaatataattttttttaaataaattctcgAACTTGTGAAACAGTGAACACTTCAGCTTAAGTTCCCCCCGGTCTAACTTATTTTTAGCACATGACAAAGTCCATTGTCGTCTTAGCTTCAAGCCAAATAATTGTCAGCAAGATCGAAAATAAGCCGTAACCTTGATGCGCACATTATTATCACATAAACCTACACCAATATAcataagtacttttttttatatcatgtgttctgtagggcagataatgttaaagtttactatctgtttctatggcccacagtAAACgatagtgtcatgtggccagcacaacgaccaactggctttacttttccccaatatAGTTACCCagtagagcaggggttctcaacctgtgggtcaattgacgatttgccaggggtcgcctaagaccatcaaataaatggattttttaaatcaattcttctattgctgtgtaagttgtgggtgggtgggggtcgcggaatagtgggggggggttgtaaaaaggggtcgctgagcttaaaaggttgagaaatgctgcagTAGAGCTatttggactcagaggcaccctaaagatacTTAATCAAAAAATcccaataaataatatatatatatatatatatatactagtcgacTGGCGGTgtagcatacaccgctattttgcagggcctgccttaggccactgcaacctatgcgaccgcagtgggccccgcactttcattcataagacccgcgctaattctaggtgtataaattattaaattaaaccatttcatAACTTATAATTGATTAcctgcggcctcctgatttaccaggagctcctgggaatctcctgaaattgcaaaatatatgaaaaagtcctgaAAAACTTGGAAATTATAAAAGTTTATTGAAAAGTCAtaccaatctcctgaaatatatagacataaATTGTCATTTTGCCAATCAATATTGAAAATGCCAATCTTAcgcatgattaaaaaaaacggcattatcatgtaattgtgtaatctggtgaaagaagcttctcgcgcctcaaactaatgaagacttgaggtcaacaattctcaaagatagattgaaacatttggtaattcttgctactgagcgtgatctatgtaggaaacagaattcttatgatatattgtatgacttcgctacacgcaaggctcatgtaataattctgtacgtagtaaagaaggaataaaatgtaaagacgaatatattttctaataaaaacacttaatattcacttattatctgtatccctacccaaactgggccctgcgaaatccgtttcgcattgggccccacaatggttaagtccggccctgctattcaGTGACgagtgaatactacttgttctcttcccccccccccccccccccactggtacGGCCTACgacacctttttcaatgtgaggaacaattatattacttttcttgtatttttttttttatgtttattattaatagtttattagtagttaaaagttaggcaatccgttgctgagtactggcacctattattttttttacgaaaaaagcactgtaatatatatatatattacacagATCTACAAATCTAAGGATCTAGAAATGgctgaaagatttttttttgcaaagtcaactgatttatgtttgttttagtaTTCTATGCCACAATTTTTGGTTGGCATAATGTTTAAACCCAAAGACTTTTGCTAATTGAACTTTCCCAAATACActagaaatattattattctgttgttttatatagaagtctcatcactttttaaaaattttttattgcAGGAGAGAAGGCTTTGTAAGTGGTCAAAATAATAGCAAGGCTTGTTTTACTAAACCAAAACAGTATAATTGCATCAACAAACCATTACAGGGCTAGTTATAAGTGTGGATAGAATCACAAAGCTTTGTTATCTCAATGTTCACTTTGGTAAAGAAATTTAGAAATGGCTTCAACATCATCATGTTACAATGAGCAAAGCACTTCCTCAAGCACATCTTCAACTGCAGCATCCACCACTCCTTCCAGAAGCCAAAATTCAGATAAGCAGGAAGTTATTGATGTTGAAGAAGAAGCTGAAGATGATTGTATGGTGGTCAAAATTGACCTCAGCAAGTGCCATCTTTCCTATGGGAAAATTATCAACAACTTAGAATTGGTTATTGATgatagtgatgatgatgatgatgatgatgatgatgatgatggaaaAAATAGTGACAAATACAATTCATCACTGCTAACCTCTACTATAGATAAGCAACACCCTCCAACTGCAAATGATTCCTCTGTAGATATAGATGACACAATGAATGCAGTAATCAAGGTTGAACAGACGACTGATTTGAATACAGATGAACAGGAAGAAAACTCTTGTGATATGAATGCAGACTCACCAGAGCTCAGCAATGATTCaacaaatacacaaacattTCATGCACAAGCATCTAATCTAAGTGAGAATTCTGTTCCAAATCAACCTGCAACAGAAATGTCAAAGCAGACAGCATGCAAGTTGTGCTCAAAATTGTTTCACACCCGCTCAGCTTTAGTTTATCACATGATTGAAGACCACAAAGAGGTATCAAAAATAAGGGCCAAAAATCTTCAACAGAATAATCCAAATGAGAATGATTCAATACTTAAGTCTTCTTTGCAAGAGAAAGTCACTTCACcagctaagactaagacagttgAAGCAGGCAGTGCCTTAGTGAGTGTCAACCCACTCAATTCACGAACACACTGTACTGTCAACCCCCCTGTTAATTATCCAAGCATCATAACTACTTTGCCAACCACTCAGAGTGTTGCTACCAGTTTGCCTGAAAATCAGAGTGCTTTAGCCGTTCTGCCTTCTACTGAGTGTTCTACACCCAATTTGCTTATTAACCAGACTGGGAATGTCAGTTTGCCTAGTAATCTCTTTGTACCAGCTCAAGTGACTGGTTATCCCCAGAGAATGCCAGTCTGTTTGGTAACCAATCAGACATTTCCTTTCAATGCACCTAATCTTCAGAGTGCTGCATTCCTTCCAACACAATATGTCAATGTcacaagaccaaaaaaaaaatttacaccaCTTGTTCTGGCCACTCGCACTGTAGGTTCTACAACTAAGTATAAATCTTCTTCTGGAACAACACCCCCCAAGTTACCTTCCCCTGCTCTCAGGAGTCTTTTGAAAATGCCAAATAATTTTAGCAATGCCAATAATGATAGTATTACACCAGTCATAGTGTCTGTTTCAACCATCACTGATCCTCTGACACCTTTCCATCCATCCAACAATAATGTAGTAACACCTCTTAATACACCTCTGTCTCACATCAATGACTCTGTGACATCTGCTAATGCACCCACATGTACTATCAAAGAAACTGATAGACCTGTTTATACATTACATACTAGTATTAATTCGCTTTTGCCTCTCACAGTACCATCCACTATCAAGATGTCAACTGTAAATCGCTCCGCCACTACCATCACTAATTCTGTAACTCCTGTCAGTCAGTCTGCTATCTCTGTAACACCTGTCAGTCAGTCTGCTATCTCTGTAACACCTGTCAGTCAGTCTGCTATCTCTGTAACACCTGTCAGTCAGTCTGCTATCTCTGTAACACCTGTCAGTCAGTCTGCTATCTCTGTGACACCTGTCTCTGCTGTCACCACTGTGGACTCCAATAAAGTAAATCTGCCTCAAACATACTGTGTTTGCTGTGAATGCTGTAGACAATGGTTCCCAAATTATTCCTGTCTTAGGGAGCATCTTAAAActgaaatgaaatgtaaaaattttCATGATGAATTATTTAAACCTAAAGGCAACCTAAAACAACCTCAACCTAAAAGTGCATTCTCTAAAAAACCCAACATTTCCTGTTTATCCTGCAAAAGAAAATTTGCAACAGATGCTATGTTGAGTCTTCACTTGCATCAGAATGCACAGTGCAGAAATGTTAATAAAACGTCTGATAAGTCAGAAAGGAATtcttcaactaaaaaaaatacttcagtCACAACAAAGGAGAGTTCTCCAATTATCAAAAGTATTCCCATTCCTCATATTGATGCTCAGCCTGCAGCTATAACCATTATAGATGTTTCTGGCAATTCTGAACCAATGGCTACTAAAGATAAAACTTCTTGTGTGCAAAATCAGGAAATGATGGATGCTCAACCAAGCTCCCAACAAGATATTAGTCCAATTGAGAAGCTACAAAAAACTCAATGCAGACCTCAAACCTGTGACTTAACTTCTGAGAAAACATCCTCCAAGATCAGATCCTTCAATGGAGGCAATTTGAAAGCAAACCCAAAGGTTACACATGCAAACAATGAACTTCAACTAACCAGTAAGCCTGAGACTGTAAACATTCCTGATGCAGCTTTGGCTATAGATACAGTAGTGCAACTTAATGACATTAAAGAGGCTGCATCCCCATACCAGAGCAAGAGTAAAAAAGAATCAGATTGCCTTCCCTTAAGCGTTGACGATTCAGATTCTTCTTCATTGGAGGAGGGTAGCGAGGAAAGTGCCAGCTCCAGCGATGAAGATGCTGTAGTGGAGTATAAATGTAAACATTGCAGTGCGAGTTTCACTCACCGCTCTGATTTGAGGAAACATTTGAAGACACACAATAAGGGCCCAGCAGGATGTGCCACTACTAAGAGAAAGATACTCTGCAAAGTGTGCAAGAAAAAATTCAAAGACAACACTGGCCTTCAAGCCCACTTGCTTCAACGACGATTCTGCTTTTTGCATGTTACAAGAGCTTTTCGGGATAGTTGTGAACAAGGCTCTCATGTTTGTCAAATGTGCAAAAAATCATTGACGTCTGCTTTAGATTTAAGTAAACACTGCTATAAAACACTGACTTGTCGGTTGCGCTACATTGACCTGGTGCTACAAAACATTAAGAAGCATGAACAGACCTTGAGTAATATCCCAGCATTAAGTCAAAATACTAATACACCATCTTTGTTGCATGAAAAAGTTGATAATACTCAAGAGATCTCTAAGTCTCTTGGAATGGTCAGTCAGGTCAAGTATTACCCAGTTGCTCCTGTTGTCAATAGTCCTGTAATTGAAGATACAGTTTCTTCAGCATCAAACACAAGCCCAACCAATGGTATCAACCAGGTGAACATTTTTCCAGCCATCAGCTCTAGTGTCACCATGAATCCTTCAGATGTAGCTCTTGCCAGTTTCACAAATCCAACAAATAATTCAATCAatgaaaattcaaatttaagGAAATGCTTGTGCTGCAAGGTggaatatacacattttttaaagcacATTTTAACCAACAAGaactgtttatatttttatgtttcccATCCAAAAGAAAGACCTAGTAAGGTCCCCTTTTGTTTTGATTGCAGGAGAAAATTTGATTCATTGGAGCTTTGTTCCAAACATAAATGTGTAACCCTTTCTATTGAGTGTTTGAAATGTGGATTACGGTTCACTTCTGATTCACGTTTAAAGATGCACAGTCGTCACTGTCCTGTTTTGTTAGCCAGTAAGGCTGTGCCCAAGTCTGGAAATGATGCCAAAGTTTTGAGTGATAGTCCCTCACCCTCTTGCACTTCCTTTTCCTGCTTGATCTGCTCTGCCCAATTTGCTACACTGAAGCTCCTCATGGACCACAGTCAACAGCACACAGAAGAACATCCTTTTGTTTGCCATAGATGTAACACGACTTTCTATCATTACAATCGATTTGTCTCGCACCAGGCATACCATATAAGGATGGACAAGGAAGCTGGAGTTAGTAATACAGATCCATTAATTAAAGGAAACCCTCTTACAACTGCTATTGTTCCATTGAAGGACAACACTTCCAATTCTGCCAATGATAGAGTAGCAGACGATGGTACTGGTACAAAGCAAATTTATGAATGTTTCATCTGTCCTCAAGTTTTCTATGACTTCAGTGCTCATAAAAGCCACATAGAAGCACATTCCAGGAGCTCCTACAGCTCTTGCAACATTTGCTTTGAGAACTTCCCATCTGATGAAGCTCTACAACAACATTCCAAGCAACATGAAATATCAAAGACTTCCAGAACACATGTGAACAACAGCAATAAATGTGCACCTGTACAGGTTAAAGCTGAAGCCCCAGTACCTGTATCAACTATGAATTGTCTGTACTGTCATCTAGTACTCACCAGCCCAAGGGACAAACAAGATCATCTTTCACAGTCTGTGTCTTGTAAAAGTATAATGTCCTGCattttagaaaaacatttttttattcaccCTTCCATTGACCAGGGTCAGTTAAACAGTTTCACTTTCAAGCCAAACCAATGTCAGTTTTGCTTTGAGTCTTTCTTTGATGTAATCTCTCACATCATAGAAACTCCTTGTCTGACATTATTGGAAGCAGGAGTTTTGAAATATAGGTCCAGTTTCAGTTCATTTAATGAGAGCAATTCTGAAAAAATGTCTTCAGAAAATCATCATCTGACTAAGCGAAAATTCCCTTTGCCAGCTCCAGCACCAGAAATATCCTTAGAATATTCAAAAGAAGAGCATTTGTATTGTTTTTCCTGTAGAAAGTATTTTACTACCGCTTATAGTGTAATTCAACACAACAGTTATTTACACCATAGACTGATTTCTCGCAGAATCCATCTCAAAATGGGCAAAGATGGAAacaatttttgtaaaatatgtAGGAAATCATTTGGTGAAACTCACAGAAGAAAATTCATTGATCATATGTTCCAAATTCATAATGAAGGCTCCAGCagacttttaaattttgttgaCAAGGGTTCTTCAAATGTACCGGGAGCACCCAAAAAAAGTTCTAACTCGAGGTATTGTTGCTCTCTTTGTGATATGGTCTTGAGCTGTAGCGCAAAAGTGTCCCATTTGAAGGCACATGTAAACTCATTTATGGCCAAGCTCAATCACAAGTCGGCAAGACCCATGAAGTCCTTCAGTGTTGAGAAGTGTCCCATTTGTAGGAATGTGCTCCATTCTAGGTTTTCAATGAGGCAACACTTGCTCAGACACAGGGCACAAGATATTTTCAAGCCCCTGTCCCAGGGATCAAGATGCAACAGCTTGAAGCTGTCCGCTTGCCCTCAGTGTAAGCGCTGGTTTAAAACAGTTGACTCCATGAATTATCACATCCAGAAGGTCCATAAAAGGGAGAAAACCTTTTCTTCTGAGGACTCAACTGCTTATAAGACTAGTGAACTTTCAAATGGTGTGCAGGCCAATGACAGCCAAAGTAGAAGTCCAGAGCTAACAGAGAGTAAATCATTGATCTATTTATGTAAACTCTGctataaaacatttgaaaataagACTGGGCTTTGGAAACATCTCAAGAGAAATCATCAGTTGGTAAACAAGGATGATCTTAATCGCTTTGTAAATCATCAAGTTAATAGATCAGATGAATTATACAAGAGTCCTTGTAAAGATGTGGCCTTTTCTGAGTGCAGCAACATTGACACCAATAGGGCAGAATGCCGTGCTGGCTTCTCTCTCCGGCCAATCTGTTCAGCTTCTATGAATTGTCACATTTGCCAAGACACTCTTGTTGTTCAAGAGTATCAGTCCCATCTTAAAACTGTTCACAAATGGCCCCTGGAAAAGCTATTTGATTGTTCATATTGCAACATGAGATTCCCATTCCAGAATCTCTTACCAGACCATTTGGAGCAGTGTAAAAATAATTGCCTGTGTCTCATCTGCCATAGACAGACTCTGTCTGTTCGAGGCCTACAGAGTCATCTAAATCAGAAGCATAACCTCAGCCTGGTCAGCTATGTAAGTGCTCACTTTTCTTCTTCCCTTATTAAAATTGTTAATGATGGCCTCAAAATTGTAACTGCTGAAAATGAAAGCACAGATGATGATAATGGCCAGGTCAGGGTTTGCCTACTCTGCAGAAGTGAGTTCTTACTACTATCTGAATACAGAGAGCATCTTGAAAGACATATTAGACATTGTTGGATTCGATTAGAAGACTGCACAGGCATGCTAGTATCACAGATTAATAATGCTAAAATAGATTCAGAATCTTGCCTAGACACTTCTCATAATTCCAGTAGCTCAACCCAGCAGAAGTCTTGCAAAGTTTCTGAAAGTGAAGAATTAACTAAGATCAAATCAGAAATTGATACAGAGCAGGATTGTTTCAGTGAAACTGTTTCTGAAAAAGATTTGAGCATGCCGAATCTTGTCATTGTTGATGATGAAACAACAGGAAATGATTGGAACATGCCAAGTGTTCATGTCTCTGACAGTCTACTTAGTCCAGACGCCCCCACTTTGCTTCCTGAGAAATCAGTAGATCATCATTACAACTGTAGTCAAAGCATGAGAAAAATTAAGACTGAAGTCAATGATTTGACCCATGTCCACAGCACTGTTCAAGAAACAGATGTTCAGTCTAGCTCAAGTTCTGAATCTGTTGTTTCAAGCCTGGTGAGTTCTGAACCAGTGGATTCCAACCTGGTAAGCTCTGATTCAAGCCCAACAAGTTCTGATTCTGTTATTTCAAGCCTGACAAGCTCTCAACCTGTAGATTCAAACCTAATAAGCTCTGAGCCTGTTATTTCAAGCCTAATAAGCTCTCAACCCGTAGATTCAAACCTAATAAGCTCTGAACCTGTTGACTCAAGCCCAAAAAGTTCTGAGTCTGATATTTCAAGCCTGATAATTTCTGAACCTGGTCACCACAATGAAACCATATTGGCCAGTCATTCAAGTGTTTCTTGTGAACTCCAAGCTATTGATGCACAGAACAGGGAGGATGTGGTTCTACTACTACAGGATCACTCAAGTCAAGCAGCCTCTGATGATGAATGGATGGGCATGAATAGGAAGGTTAAGGAAGAAACAGATCTCCCCTTTGAGGATGAAGAAACAATAGCAGCAGAGACTGAGGGTGCATCTAACCTCTTGAGTACAACAGATTACTCTATAATTATAGATTTAGGTAGCAGTAGTGATACTTCTGATGTGTCAGGTGATCAGTGTGAAACAACACTTGCCATTGTTACTGATACTGATGGCCCTGCATTTGTTTCCCATAGAAAAAGGTCTTCTGGTGACGAGAATTCTGAAGAAATCCCTGAAGCCAAAAGATCTAAACTTGACATTTCTTTTACTCATGATAATAATGAAGAGAATGATGTACCTGTATTGTCTATGTCAGTCAATCAATCAAAGCTACCTTCAAACTCTAGTGAGTTAGACCGCAACCTATTCAAAGTCTTTTCAGAGAAACACCAATAATGATTATAAagatatgtttaaaataaaatgcttctAGAGGGGAAAAAATGTTGTGACATTATATGGTTTGATTTCTAGCATTAGAGATTCATTTCCTCAGTCAGGTGCCAAATAACTATCACAGCAGGTTACAGCTGCTTAGGGTTTTACTGACCATGGGATTTTAAATGCTAGGTGTTGTATTTTTTAGATCATTATAAGTAATTTCACATAGTTCTGcatatttttttgacaaattgAACTGTAAGAGTGAACTTTTAGGTAACCACAAAACTACAGTTTGTAGTAGTTAATAATAACATGAAAAATCACAGATtgaacaccaaaaaaaaaaaagaaaacaaaacctcACCTGTATATAAACTGGTATGCCTAtaacaaagttgttgtttttttgtaccgGGTACTATAAAAAAAGTGTACCTGTATTATGTTCTTGAaaaatttggattttttttctacaaatgttTATTAATACATGCATGCAGGAGTCCAGATTAGACATAATTTATCCTGTGTGTATACCTGCACAATTTTACAAGCATTTGTGTGACAAAACCAATGTTGAACTGTCTTGTTACCAGTACTTGATATTATTTCAGTGACAGAACCAATGTTGAACTAAGTCTTGTTACTTGATACAATTTACTTCTGTTTTTGTGTGCTGAAGTGACTGTGTCTTCTTTAGTACTGTACATGATGCTACCATTCCATAGAGGTATAGATATGCACCTAGTAGTATACAAACATATACTTTGGTATATGCATAGTACATGTGAGTGTTCTATTGCTCAGGtttatgttttattgattcattgatGTATTGTATATTTGAAATGGCTAACTCTTTGTTTCATTAACTTATTTCAACTACAAAGCTCATTACTACATTCAATTCGCATTGTTTATGTTTTCCATGTAACTACATAAGATGTTTCCAATTATTAAAATTTGTGTTAACTCTTTATTCTGTGCTCAATAATCCAAGGAGTCTTATGTCTTTCTTATAGAAATGTTCAActcttaaataaatgtttttattgggTATTGCTGTTTTCCTATCAGCTGTGAGGAGCAGAGTTGAATGGTGGTTGTATTTGCTACATAACATTCTGAAAGTGAATTTCATTCTCAAAGATCAAatagtgtggaaaaaaaatattgtaacagaaaatgttttgaaaatcaaCATGCTCATTTTAGTAATGGCTGAAggaccatatatatatatatatatacattaaaagtTGTTCATGATATATCCTCACATGGCACTTGAATTTCATGCTCACTTGTACCTTAGTACAGATATGTGTTTAGTGTAAATAACAGAAGGATAATGTTGCATTTGTAGCCTAGAAATATTATTCAGTTAAATTGTACCTGCAGTTACCAgaattgaaaaaattaatttagtgGCCCAGATGAACTGCTTATATAAATGTGAGACATTTAATGAGTTTCCAGAGACTTGATGTGTGGGTTCTGACAAGTGAAAGCAGGTATTACAAACAATGGAGTCAGAATGGCTTGATAGGAGAGAATAAAAGGTAATAATGAATAGCTCCAAATCAGCGCCAacaacagtaaactcaggtgtacctcaagaaaTAGTCTTAGACCTACTGCTGTTACCGGTACTTATTTACACTTATGGCCTAATTGCATTCGCTCAGGAACCAAAGTTGAGACTATCTGCatattattgtaaaatataAGATGATACTGATATTTTGCAAAacaaattagatgaattacagaaatggaatcaaactggagcatgtctttccatccAGAAAAAATGCCAATTTTTATGAGTACCAggtactattaaaaaaaacaaaacaacaccctaaaacaaataaaaactaagggtacttatctttttcatgGTAAACCATCTACTAAAAAATagaggtgttataataaatgattaataTCATATGGAATCCTCTTattgaaattatataaaaatatacccagtatataaaaaaagcattaggattataaaaatataatttactaATCAAACAAGAGCATAAAACTAAAAGGCTATTAAACCTTTGTTAGACccatattagaatatgcatcctgtGTTTAGGACACCCTCAATTCAATAAAACTAATTAGATCAGAAGCAACCTAGAGCTGTGagttttataacaaatgaatattcacatttgactagagtaacaccattggTAGAATCACTCAATTTGGAGACTAATTAAAATAGCAATTTTACGTAAAAAAGACTGAACAGAACCTAATAGTAAAAAAGATAAAAGgcaatgctccttcttctctgGTTCCATAAGAACATATaaacaggttgcctgaatcagccaggaaaaccaaatgaCTTGCCTATTATCAACACAACTGAATGAACACAAGGATTCGCACAGGACAATAACCTACTCTTGAAGGAAAGTCCGACTTTTCATGTTACTTCTAAATGTATTACTTACATTAATCAGGTGAAGACCTATACATAACACAAAGAAAATGTAACACATTTATTAGATTAGATAATGGAATCCATTTATTGagttacacacacaaacacaaagatGTTTCTTACACATTCATTTTTATGCatatacatttacaactaaGGAACATAACTGTTTGCCAAGAACATGAACTGCTATAAAAGTGAAAAACATTTCAacttatttataaaacaaacttaaacttTGATTTGTTTTCATCAATTTCAAGTCAACTGAAGTAGcttaaaaaactttaaaaagaaacaataatatCATCAAATGAGAACAGAATATGTTTAatattgtattcttttttttatggtaccagTTAAATCTTAGTTATATATATTACTAGCCTGGCAttgcctgcgggtctaagtttgtgtttactaatgtagtggattggatttagatgtatgttaaacttagctaatgatcctttcacgttatttctctttcgctacaaaaataaaattagttttgcgaaaatgggtttacctgaagtcgatacattcatatctattaaaaacgaaaagagcgatagctttgttaaatg
This genomic stretch from Biomphalaria glabrata chromosome 4, xgBioGlab47.1, whole genome shotgun sequence harbors:
- the LOC106074532 gene encoding uncharacterized protein LOC106074532, with the translated sequence MASTSSCYNEQSTSSSTSSTAASTTPSRSQNSDKQEVIDVEEEAEDDCMVVKIDLSKCHLSYGKIINNLELVIDDSDDDDDDDDDDDGKNSDKYNSSLLTSTIDKQHPPTANDSSVDIDDTMNAVIKVEQTTDLNTDEQEENSCDMNADSPELSNDSTNTQTFHAQASNLSENSVPNQPATEMSKQTACKLCSKLFHTRSALVYHMIEDHKEVSKIRAKNLQQNNPNENDSILKSSLQEKVTSPAKTKTVEAGSALVSVNPLNSRTHCTVNPPVNYPSIITTLPTTQSVATSLPENQSALAVLPSTECSTPNLLINQTGNVSLPSNLFVPAQVTGYPQRMPVCLVTNQTFPFNAPNLQSAAFLPTQYVNVTRPKKKFTPLVLATRTVGSTTKYKSSSGTTPPKLPSPALRSLLKMPNNFSNANNDSITPVIVSVSTITDPLTPFHPSNNNVVTPLNTPLSHINDSVTSANAPTCTIKETDRPVYTLHTSINSLLPLTVPSTIKMSTVNRSATTITNSVTPVSQSAISVTPVSQSAISVTPVSQSAISVTPVSQSAISVTPVSQSAISVTPVSAVTTVDSNKVNLPQTYCVCCECCRQWFPNYSCLREHLKTEMKCKNFHDELFKPKGNLKQPQPKSAFSKKPNISCLSCKRKFATDAMLSLHLHQNAQCRNVNKTSDKSERNSSTKKNTSVTTKESSPIIKSIPIPHIDAQPAAITIIDVSGNSEPMATKDKTSCVQNQEMMDAQPSSQQDISPIEKLQKTQCRPQTCDLTSEKTSSKIRSFNGGNLKANPKVTHANNELQLTSKPETVNIPDAALAIDTVVQLNDIKEAASPYQSKSKKESDCLPLSVDDSDSSSLEEGSEESASSSDEDAVVEYKCKHCSASFTHRSDLRKHLKTHNKGPAGCATTKRKILCKVCKKKFKDNTGLQAHLLQRRFCFLHVTRAFRDSCEQGSHVCQMCKKSLTSALDLSKHCYKTLTCRLRYIDLVLQNIKKHEQTLSNIPALSQNTNTPSLLHEKVDNTQEISKSLGMVSQVKYYPVAPVVNSPVIEDTVSSASNTSPTNGINQVNIFPAISSSVTMNPSDVALASFTNPTNNSINENSNLRKCLCCKVEYTHFLKHILTNKNCLYFYVSHPKERPSKVPFCFDCRRKFDSLELCSKHKCVTLSIECLKCGLRFTSDSRLKMHSRHCPVLLASKAVPKSGNDAKVLSDSPSPSCTSFSCLICSAQFATLKLLMDHSQQHTEEHPFVCHRCNTTFYHYNRFVSHQAYHIRMDKEAGVSNTDPLIKGNPLTTAIVPLKDNTSNSANDRVADDGTGTKQIYECFICPQVFYDFSAHKSHIEAHSRSSYSSCNICFENFPSDEALQQHSKQHEISKTSRTHVNNSNKCAPVQVKAEAPVPVSTMNCLYCHLVLTSPRDKQDHLSQSVSCKSIMSCILEKHFFIHPSIDQGQLNSFTFKPNQCQFCFESFFDVISHIIETPCLTLLEAGVLKYRSSFSSFNESNSEKMSSENHHLTKRKFPLPAPAPEISLEYSKEEHLYCFSCRKYFTTAYSVIQHNSYLHHRLISRRIHLKMGKDGNNFCKICRKSFGETHRRKFIDHMFQIHNEGSSRLLNFVDKGSSNVPGAPKKSSNSRYCCSLCDMVLSCSAKVSHLKAHVNSFMAKLNHKSARPMKSFSVEKCPICRNVLHSRFSMRQHLLRHRAQDIFKPLSQGSRCNSLKLSACPQCKRWFKTVDSMNYHIQKVHKREKTFSSEDSTAYKTSELSNGVQANDSQSRSPELTESKSLIYLCKLCYKTFENKTGLWKHLKRNHQLVNKDDLNRFVNHQVNRSDELYKSPCKDVAFSECSNIDTNRAECRAGFSLRPICSASMNCHICQDTLVVQEYQSHLKTVHKWPLEKLFDCSYCNMRFPFQNLLPDHLEQCKNNCLCLICHRQTLSVRGLQSHLNQKHNLSLVSYVSAHFSSSLIKIVNDGLKIVTAENESTDDDNGQVRVCLLCRSEFLLLSEYREHLERHIRHCWIRLEDCTGMLVSQINNAKIDSESCLDTSHNSSSSTQQKSCKVSESEELTKIKSEIDTEQDCFSETVSEKDLSMPNLVIVDDETTGNDWNMPSVHVSDSLLSPDAPTLLPEKSVDHHYNCSQSMRKIKTEVNDLTHVHSTVQETDVQSSSSSESVVSSLVSSEPVDSNLVSSDSSPTSSDSVISSLTSSQPVDSNLISSEPVISSLISSQPVDSNLISSEPVDSSPKSSESDISSLIISEPGHHNETILASHSSVSCELQAIDAQNREDVVLLLQDHSSQAASDDEWMGMNRKVKEETDLPFEDEETIAAETEGASNLLSTTDYSIIIDLGSSSDTSDVSGDQCETTLAIVTDTDGPAFVSHRKRSSGDENSEEIPEAKRSKLDISFTHDNNEENDVPVLSMSVNQSKLPSNSSELDRNLFKVFSEKHQ